The following proteins are co-located in the Thermus thermophilus HB8 genome:
- the tmk gene encoding dTMP kinase has translation MPGLFLTLEGLDGSGKTTQARRLAAFLEAQGRPVLLTREPGGGLPEVRSLLLTQELSPEAEYLLFSADRAEHVRKVILPGLAAGKVVISDRYLDSSLAYQGYGRGLPLPWLREVAREATRGLKPRLTFLLDLPPEAALRRVRRPDRLEGLGLEFFRRVREGYLALARAEPGRFVVLDATLPEEEIARAIQAHLRPLLP, from the coding sequence ATGCCGGGGCTCTTCCTCACCCTCGAGGGCCTGGACGGCAGCGGCAAGACCACCCAGGCGAGGCGGCTCGCCGCCTTCCTGGAGGCCCAGGGCCGCCCCGTCCTCCTCACCCGGGAACCCGGGGGAGGGCTTCCCGAGGTGCGGAGCCTCCTCCTCACCCAAGAGCTTTCCCCCGAGGCGGAGTACCTCCTCTTCAGCGCCGACCGGGCAGAGCACGTGCGCAAGGTGATCCTCCCCGGCCTCGCCGCGGGGAAGGTGGTGATCTCCGACCGCTACCTGGACTCCAGCCTGGCCTACCAAGGCTATGGCCGGGGCCTCCCCCTCCCCTGGCTGCGGGAGGTGGCCCGGGAGGCGACCCGGGGGCTTAAGCCCCGGCTCACCTTCCTCCTGGACCTGCCCCCGGAGGCCGCCCTCCGCCGGGTGCGCCGCCCGGACCGCCTGGAAGGACTCGGCCTGGAGTTCTTCCGCAGGGTGCGGGAGGGGTACCTGGCCCTCGCCCGGGCCGAGCCCGGGCGCTTCGTGGTCCTGGACGCCACCCTCCCCGAGGAGGAGATCGCGAGGGCGATCCAGGCCCACCTCCGGCCCCTTCTGCCATAA
- a CDS encoding DUF192 domain-containing protein → MRHRLWGLLGLLGLALALTFPKSTLYVEGNGKRHLLKVEVADTPERWAQGLMFRERLGEDEGMVFLFPEPTAGGFWMKNTLIPLSIAFFDRQGVILRILDMEPCRADPCPVYYPGVVYQGALEVNQGWFRRRGLAEGARVGGEALKRWPQR, encoded by the coding sequence ATGCGCCACCGGCTTTGGGGACTCTTGGGCCTTTTAGGGCTCGCCCTGGCCCTCACCTTCCCCAAGAGCACCCTCTACGTGGAGGGGAACGGCAAGCGCCACCTCCTCAAGGTGGAGGTGGCCGACACCCCGGAGCGCTGGGCCCAGGGCCTCATGTTCCGCGAGCGCCTCGGCGAGGACGAGGGCATGGTCTTCCTCTTCCCCGAGCCCACGGCGGGCGGGTTCTGGATGAAAAACACCCTCATCCCCCTTTCCATCGCCTTCTTTGACCGGCAAGGCGTTATCCTGCGCATCCTGGACATGGAGCCCTGCCGGGCCGACCCCTGCCCCGTCTACTACCCGGGCGTGGTCTACCAAGGGGCCCTGGAGGTGAACCAGGGCTGGTTCCGCCGCCGCGGCCTCGCCGAGGGGGCCCGGGTCGGGGGGGAGGCCCTGAAGCGCTGGCCCCAGCGGTGA
- a CDS encoding DUF192 domain-containing protein gives MERNPFLPLLAFALLVLLSVLSFMGYLLAARRLQAPPPAEVLTVLTPEGPHTLRGRVARTPEAWRRGLGLREEGLEALLYLFPEATDAPFSAEGYRFPVVVAFLDGTLRVLQVKRLSPGEVYAPGTAYRGVLEVREGLLSLAPGDQVVPWAPPTRTGPPKSSPRQPGEGNGEKGD, from the coding sequence GTGGAGCGGAACCCCTTCCTCCCCCTTTTGGCCTTCGCCCTCCTCGTCCTCCTCTCCGTCCTCTCCTTTATGGGCTACCTGCTCGCGGCGCGGCGCCTCCAGGCCCCCCCTCCGGCCGAGGTCCTCACCGTCCTCACCCCGGAAGGCCCCCACACCCTCCGGGGGCGGGTGGCCCGGACCCCGGAGGCCTGGCGGCGGGGCCTCGGCCTGCGGGAGGAGGGGCTGGAAGCCCTCCTCTACCTCTTCCCCGAGGCCACGGACGCCCCCTTCAGCGCCGAGGGCTACCGCTTCCCCGTGGTGGTGGCCTTCCTGGACGGGACCCTGCGGGTGCTCCAGGTCAAGCGGCTAAGCCCGGGGGAGGTCTACGCCCCCGGGACCGCCTACCGGGGCGTGCTGGAGGTGCGGGAGGGGCTCCTCTCCCTCGCCCCGGGGGACCAGGTGGTGCCCTGGGCGCCCCCTACCAGAACGGGGCCGCCCAAAAGCTCCCCGCGCCAGCCGGGCGAAGGAAACGGGGAGAAAGGGGACTAG
- a CDS encoding FmdB family zinc ribbon protein: MPIYVYKGLETGNYYEFEQGFHDEPLKAHPETGEPLKRVITPPAIIFKGSGWHVKDYAKKDSGAKKEEGSDTKDKED, translated from the coding sequence ATGCCGATCTACGTCTACAAGGGCTTGGAGACGGGAAACTACTACGAGTTTGAGCAGGGCTTTCACGACGAACCCCTCAAGGCCCACCCCGAGACGGGGGAGCCCTTGAAGCGGGTCATCACCCCCCCGGCCATCATCTTCAAGGGCTCGGGCTGGCACGTGAAGGACTACGCCAAGAAGGACTCCGGCGCCAAGAAGGAAGAGGGTTCGGACACCAAGGACAAGGAGGACTAG
- a CDS encoding 5-formyltetrahydrofolate cyclo-ligase yields MTKAELRRRARAAWRRLDLKALSRAVGAALLPWLRERGFRHILLYHPLPHELNLLPLMEAYPARYYLPKVAGKGLTVHPFGPLAPGPFGLLEPTTPPEDPRVLDLVVVPGLAFDREGYRLGHGQGFYDRFLKEVRAATVGVVPQALLFPALPRDPWDVPVDHLATEAGVEAVKRPAPGPGGLLD; encoded by the coding sequence GTGACCAAGGCCGAGCTCCGCCGCAGGGCCCGGGCCGCCTGGCGAAGGCTGGACCTTAAGGCCCTTTCCCGGGCCGTGGGGGCCGCCCTCCTCCCTTGGCTACGGGAGCGGGGCTTCCGGCACATCCTCCTCTACCACCCCCTGCCCCATGAGCTCAACCTCCTGCCCCTGATGGAGGCTTACCCCGCCCGCTACTACCTGCCCAAGGTGGCGGGGAAGGGGCTCACCGTCCACCCCTTCGGCCCCCTCGCCCCCGGGCCCTTCGGCCTCCTCGAGCCCACCACCCCGCCGGAGGACCCCCGGGTCCTGGACCTGGTGGTGGTGCCGGGCCTGGCCTTTGACCGGGAGGGGTACCGCCTGGGGCACGGCCAGGGGTTCTACGACCGCTTCCTCAAGGAGGTGCGGGCCGCCACCGTGGGCGTGGTGCCCCAGGCCCTCCTCTTCCCCGCCCTCCCCCGGGACCCCTGGGACGTGCCCGTGGACCACCTGGCCACGGAGGCGGGGGTGGAGGCGGTCAAACGCCCAGCCCCGGGCCCCGGGGGCCTGCTAGACTAG
- a CDS encoding HAD-IA family hydrolase: MRGALLDRDGVLLLLDEKALYRKAVELAARGAGLERSLAALARAVRALNEAVRGLAVRTLEEEEALWRTLVLEVARELRVPPEELLPWRYYRFMRPAPGAERLLHRLKARNLKVGVLSNTLPSLRESLAHHGLARYVDGFFASCALGVAKPDPRAFLLALEGLGLAPEETLYLDDDPENVEAARRLGLRAEVYAPIGAPGRRA; encoded by the coding sequence ATGCGCGGGGCCCTTTTGGACCGCGATGGGGTCCTCCTCCTTTTGGACGAGAAGGCCCTTTACCGGAAGGCCGTGGAGCTTGCGGCGCGGGGCGCCGGGCTGGAGCGGAGCCTGGCCGCCTTGGCCCGCGCGGTGCGGGCCTTGAACGAGGCGGTGCGGGGGCTTGCGGTGCGGACCCTGGAGGAGGAGGAGGCCCTCTGGCGGACCCTGGTCCTCGAGGTGGCCCGGGAGCTACGGGTGCCGCCCGAGGAGCTTCTCCCCTGGAGGTACTACCGCTTCATGCGGCCCGCCCCCGGGGCCGAGCGCCTACTGCACAGGCTCAAGGCCCGGAACCTCAAGGTAGGCGTCCTCTCCAACACCCTGCCGAGCCTCCGGGAAAGCCTGGCCCACCACGGCCTCGCCCGGTACGTGGACGGCTTCTTCGCCTCCTGCGCCCTGGGGGTGGCCAAGCCCGACCCCCGGGCCTTCCTCCTCGCCCTGGAGGGCCTGGGCCTCGCCCCTGAGGAGACCCTCTACCTGGACGACGACCCCGAGAACGTGGAGGCCGCCCGGAGGCTCGGCCTCCGGGCGGAGGTCTACGCGCCCATAGGGGCGCCAGGGCGCCGGGCTTAG
- a CDS encoding type I phosphoribosyltransferase yields METYPITVGGVTRHVPLIEPLPGRRIPLVEFLGDPEFTRAAAEALRPLVPKEAEILFTTETSPIPLTHVLAEALGLPYVVARRRRRPYMEDPIIQEVQTLTLGVGEVLWLDRRFAEKLLNQRVVLVSDVVASGETMRAMEKMVLRAGGHVVARLAVFRQGTPGLAVDTVAELPVL; encoded by the coding sequence ATGGAGACCTACCCCATCACCGTAGGCGGCGTGACGCGGCACGTGCCCCTCATTGAGCCCCTTCCGGGGAGGCGCATCCCACTGGTGGAGTTCCTGGGGGACCCGGAGTTCACCCGGGCCGCGGCCGAGGCCCTAAGGCCTTTGGTGCCCAAGGAGGCGGAGATCCTCTTCACCACGGAGACGAGCCCCATCCCCCTCACCCACGTCCTGGCGGAGGCGCTGGGCCTGCCCTACGTGGTGGCCCGCAGGCGCCGCCGCCCCTACATGGAGGACCCCATCATCCAGGAGGTCCAGACCCTGACCCTCGGGGTGGGGGAGGTGCTTTGGCTGGACCGGCGCTTCGCGGAAAAGCTCCTCAACCAGAGGGTGGTCCTGGTTTCCGACGTGGTGGCGAGCGGGGAGACCATGAGGGCCATGGAGAAGATGGTCCTCCGGGCGGGAGGGCACGTGGTGGCCCGCCTGGCGGTCTTCCGCCAGGGCACGCCCGGCCTCGCCGTGGACACGGTGGCGGAGCTTCCCGTGCTCTAA
- a CDS encoding phosphoribosyltransferase family protein — translation MRTYPVEIAGVRRELPIVQVGPGVAVALLNLLGDTELTEAAAEALAKRLPPEVEVLVTPEVKAVPLAHALSRITGKPYVVARKTEKPYMINPVSRQVLSITTGKPQLLVLDGADIPRVRGKKVAIVDDVVSTGSTLAGLRELIESVGGEVVAVLAVFTEGTPRQDVVALGHLPLFKPE, via the coding sequence GTGAGGACCTACCCCGTTGAGATCGCCGGCGTGCGCAGGGAGCTCCCCATCGTCCAGGTGGGGCCGGGCGTGGCCGTGGCCCTGCTCAACCTTTTGGGGGACACCGAGCTCACCGAGGCGGCCGCCGAAGCGCTGGCCAAGCGGCTTCCCCCGGAGGTGGAGGTCCTGGTCACCCCCGAGGTCAAGGCCGTGCCCCTGGCCCACGCCCTCTCCCGCATCACGGGCAAGCCCTACGTGGTGGCCCGCAAGACGGAAAAGCCCTACATGATCAACCCCGTGAGCCGCCAGGTGCTCTCCATCACCACGGGGAAGCCCCAGCTTCTGGTGCTGGACGGGGCCGACATCCCCCGGGTTCGGGGCAAGAAGGTGGCCATCGTGGACGACGTGGTGTCCACCGGCTCCACCCTGGCGGGGCTGAGGGAGCTCATTGAGAGCGTGGGGGGTGAGGTGGTCGCCGTCCTCGCCGTCTTCACCGAGGGCACGCCCCGCCAGGACGTCGTGGCCCTCGGCCACCTTCCCCTCTTCAAGCCGGAGTAG
- a CDS encoding bifunctional nuclease family protein: MLHAKIETLGVDPQNGSVVVLLRTENDKLLPIVIGPLEAHHIVVALQGEKPPRPLTPDLLLSVMEMLQAKLKRVEIVDLRDGTFYARLILEHRGIELEVDARPSDAMALALRAGAPILVAEEVVEKAGVEEANIRPHGAAEA; encoded by the coding sequence ATGCTGCACGCCAAGATTGAAACCCTGGGCGTGGACCCCCAGAACGGCAGCGTGGTGGTCCTGCTCAGGACGGAAAACGACAAGCTCCTCCCCATCGTCATCGGCCCCCTCGAGGCCCACCACATCGTGGTGGCCCTCCAAGGGGAAAAGCCCCCAAGGCCCCTCACCCCCGACCTCCTCCTCTCGGTGATGGAGATGCTCCAGGCCAAGCTCAAGCGGGTGGAGATCGTTGACCTTAGGGACGGCACCTTTTACGCCCGCCTCATCCTGGAGCACCGGGGGATTGAGCTGGAGGTGGACGCCCGTCCCTCCGACGCCATGGCCCTGGCCCTCAGGGCGGGGGCGCCCATCCTGGTGGCGGAGGAGGTGGTGGAGAAGGCGGGCGTGGAGGAGGCCAACATCCGCCCCCACGGGGCGGCGGAAGCCTAA
- a CDS encoding metallophosphoesterase, producing the protein MLGHRGTGARLLRLFVPFLFALTLAQAQRLGVIGDWGADTRGRAQVAALLRKEHAQSPLTALLTAGDNFYPRGRVVEAYLQDLPPVPLYPAFGNHDAPNLEAQLRRFGLERPHYRVRFGGLEVFVLYTEGDLRAQRAWLEKALQSSTAPLKALLLHRPLYSSGLHGGSPALRSLLEPLLRRHGVALVLAGHDHHYERLEVQGLLHVVTGGGGAGLYRTRPPLPWSRALAVAHHALFLEVGREGLLGYALDPQGKLLDRFLIPIRP; encoded by the coding sequence ATGCTTGGCCACCGAGGGACGGGCGCTCGCCTCCTGCGCCTCTTCGTCCCCTTTCTTTTCGCCCTCACCCTGGCCCAGGCCCAGCGCCTGGGGGTGATCGGGGACTGGGGGGCGGACACCAGGGGGCGGGCCCAGGTGGCGGCCCTCCTCCGCAAGGAGCACGCCCAAAGCCCCCTCACCGCCCTCCTCACCGCCGGGGACAACTTCTACCCTAGAGGGCGGGTGGTGGAGGCCTACCTTCAAGACCTCCCCCCCGTCCCCCTCTACCCCGCCTTCGGCAACCACGACGCCCCGAACCTCGAGGCCCAGCTCCGCCGCTTCGGCCTGGAGAGGCCCCACTACCGGGTCCGCTTCGGCGGCCTCGAGGTCTTCGTCCTCTACACGGAAGGCGACCTCAGGGCCCAGAGGGCCTGGCTGGAGAAGGCCCTGCAAAGCTCCACCGCCCCCCTCAAGGCCCTCCTCCTCCACCGCCCCCTCTACTCCTCGGGGCTCCACGGGGGAAGCCCCGCCTTAAGGAGCCTCCTAGAGCCCCTCCTCCGCCGCCACGGGGTGGCCCTGGTCCTCGCGGGCCACGACCACCACTACGAGCGCCTGGAGGTCCAGGGCCTCCTCCACGTGGTGACGGGAGGCGGGGGCGCGGGCCTTTACCGCACCCGCCCTCCCCTCCCCTGGAGCCGGGCCCTGGCCGTGGCCCACCACGCCCTCTTCCTGGAGGTGGGGCGGGAGGGCCTTTTGGGCTACGCCCTGGACCCCCAGGGGAAGCTCCTGGACCGCTTCCTCATCCCCATCCGCCCATGA
- a CDS encoding histidine triad nucleotide-binding protein — protein sequence MECVFCRIIAGELPSRKVYEDEGFVAFHDIRPKAPVHVLVVPKEHVEKLSDYPDTEEGERKLGALFRTANRVARLLGLQGYRVQVNVGEKGGQEVFHVHVHVMGGWG from the coding sequence ATGGAGTGCGTCTTTTGCCGCATCATCGCCGGGGAACTCCCCTCCAGAAAGGTCTACGAGGACGAGGGCTTCGTGGCCTTCCACGACATCAGGCCCAAGGCCCCGGTGCACGTCCTGGTGGTGCCCAAGGAGCACGTGGAGAAGCTCTCCGACTACCCCGACACCGAGGAAGGGGAGAGGAAGCTCGGGGCCCTCTTCCGCACCGCGAACCGGGTGGCGCGGCTTTTGGGCCTTCAGGGCTACCGGGTCCAGGTGAACGTGGGGGAGAAGGGGGGGCAGGAGGTCTTCCACGTCCACGTGCACGTCATGGGCGGATGGGGATGA
- a CDS encoding MiaB/RimO family radical SAM methylthiotransferase, with product MRAAFRTLGCKVNQVETEALLGFLKALEPEVVPLEAGGADLVVINSCAVTTTAEADTRKEVRRARRYNPHAFIVVTGCYAELAPEVLKELGADAVVPNARKAELPRVILERFGLPSDPITTPPNEFWGAGERGLLNSRVRAFLKVQDGCQAGCAYCIIPRLRGKERHRDHREALAEAEALLRMGIKEIVLTGVRLGSYKGHPRGLAGLVEDLYHLGAKVRLSSIEPEDTGEDLLKVIGRYAPEVRPHLHLSLQTGSDRLLKLMGRRYDKAYYRELVQRAYDLIPGFALTTDVIAGLPTETEEEHRETLAFLEELRPTRVHAFTYTPRPKTRAASMPQVPPEVRKRRTKELIALAQRLAEERIRPRLGERVEVLVERVQGGEALGHTPDYYEARLEGEARPGETVWARVHGVEGYVLLGRVEGVKEGARGPLELPVR from the coding sequence ATGCGCGCCGCCTTCCGTACCCTGGGGTGCAAGGTCAACCAGGTGGAGACCGAGGCCCTCTTGGGCTTCCTCAAGGCCCTGGAGCCGGAGGTGGTGCCCCTGGAGGCCGGGGGGGCGGACCTCGTGGTCATCAACTCCTGCGCCGTCACCACCACGGCGGAGGCGGACACCCGCAAGGAGGTGCGCCGGGCGAGGCGGTACAACCCCCACGCCTTCATCGTGGTCACGGGGTGCTACGCCGAGCTCGCCCCCGAGGTCCTAAAGGAGCTCGGGGCGGACGCGGTGGTCCCCAACGCCCGGAAGGCCGAGCTTCCCCGGGTGATCCTGGAGCGCTTCGGCCTTCCCTCTGACCCCATCACCACCCCGCCCAACGAGTTCTGGGGCGCGGGGGAAAGGGGGCTTTTAAACAGCCGGGTGCGGGCCTTCCTCAAGGTCCAGGACGGGTGCCAGGCGGGTTGCGCCTACTGCATCATCCCGAGGCTTAGGGGCAAGGAGCGCCACCGGGACCACCGGGAGGCCCTGGCCGAGGCCGAGGCCCTCCTCCGGATGGGCATCAAGGAGATCGTCCTCACCGGGGTGCGCCTCGGGAGCTACAAGGGGCACCCCCGGGGCCTTGCCGGGCTCGTGGAGGACCTCTACCACCTGGGGGCCAAGGTGCGGCTTTCCTCCATAGAGCCCGAGGACACGGGGGAGGACCTCCTTAAGGTGATCGGCCGCTACGCCCCCGAGGTCAGGCCCCACCTCCACCTTTCCTTGCAGACGGGCTCGGACCGGCTCCTCAAGCTCATGGGCCGCCGCTACGACAAGGCCTACTACCGGGAGTTGGTGCAGCGGGCCTACGACCTCATCCCCGGCTTCGCCCTCACCACCGACGTCATCGCCGGCCTGCCCACGGAGACGGAGGAGGAGCACCGGGAGACCCTGGCCTTCCTGGAGGAGCTCAGGCCCACCCGGGTCCACGCCTTCACCTACACGCCGAGGCCCAAGACCCGGGCGGCCTCTATGCCCCAGGTCCCCCCGGAGGTGCGGAAGCGGCGCACCAAGGAGCTCATCGCCCTGGCCCAGCGCCTGGCGGAGGAGCGGATCCGCCCCAGGCTCGGGGAGCGGGTGGAGGTCCTGGTGGAAAGGGTGCAGGGGGGCGAGGCCCTGGGCCACACCCCCGACTACTACGAGGCCCGCCTTGAGGGCGAGGCCCGCCCCGGGGAGACGGTCTGGGCCCGGGTCCACGGGGTGGAGGGGTACGTCCTTTTGGGCCGGGTGGAGGGGGTGAAGGAAGGGGCCAGGGGGCCCCTGGAGCTTCCCGTGCGGTAG
- the trmB gene encoding tRNA (guanosine(46)-N7)-methyltransferase TrmB: protein MLVVPARLHRWPPEVQDLFGREGPLVLEIGFGDGRFTAELARSRPDWLVLGAEVSAASVLRALRRMRREGLANVRLYHGQGPFALRNLVLPGTLDQVIVNFPDPWPKKRHQERRLLREAFFRRLSTRLKPGGSLLLTTDHEEYFRFALEEAERTGLYRVEVRPPPEAHLRTKYALKWKEAGRAFFHAAFIKLREDPAPWPPLRRYDVAHALLSGELPQDLALEKTPVRLKEGVAVFLEVARGKEGFYVLTHVEEEDLTQDLLLEVRKSARGVYAGVSRFGSPLITEAVKGAVRALVDRLEAHGLEVVQDHT, encoded by the coding sequence GTGCTGGTCGTGCCCGCCCGCCTCCACCGCTGGCCTCCCGAAGTGCAGGACCTCTTCGGCCGGGAAGGCCCCCTGGTCCTGGAGATCGGCTTCGGCGACGGCCGCTTCACGGCGGAGCTCGCCCGGTCGCGCCCCGACTGGCTCGTCCTCGGGGCCGAGGTCTCGGCGGCCAGCGTCCTCCGGGCCCTTCGCCGCATGCGCCGCGAGGGCCTCGCCAACGTCCGCCTCTACCACGGCCAGGGCCCCTTCGCCCTTCGGAACCTGGTCTTGCCGGGGACCCTGGACCAGGTCATTGTCAACTTCCCCGACCCCTGGCCCAAGAAGCGGCACCAGGAGCGGCGCCTCCTGCGGGAGGCCTTCTTCCGCAGGCTCTCCACCCGCCTGAAGCCCGGGGGGAGCCTCCTCCTCACCACGGACCACGAGGAGTACTTCCGCTTCGCCCTGGAGGAGGCGGAGCGGACCGGGCTCTACCGGGTGGAGGTCCGGCCGCCCCCCGAGGCCCACCTCCGCACCAAGTACGCCCTAAAGTGGAAGGAGGCGGGGCGGGCCTTCTTCCACGCCGCCTTCATTAAGCTTCGCGAAGACCCCGCCCCCTGGCCCCCCTTAAGGAGGTACGACGTGGCCCACGCCCTGCTTTCCGGCGAGCTGCCCCAAGACCTGGCCCTGGAGAAGACCCCCGTGCGCCTGAAGGAAGGGGTCGCCGTCTTCCTGGAGGTGGCCCGGGGCAAGGAGGGGTTTTACGTCCTCACCCACGTGGAGGAGGAGGACCTGACCCAGGACCTGCTCCTCGAGGTCCGCAAAAGCGCCCGGGGGGTCTACGCCGGGGTGAGCCGCTTCGGCAGCCCCCTCATCACCGAGGCCGTCAAGGGGGCGGTGCGGGCCCTGGTGGACCGGCTCGAGGCCCACGGGCTGGAGGTGGTCCAGGACCACACCTGA
- a CDS encoding cystathionine beta-lyase, giving the protein MDLPPRTGSLKWGTYPEDVLPLWVADMDFPPAEAIQQALAERARGFLGYPPREGDRELRELILEALGLEAELAFMPGVVVGLYAAVAAFTAPGQGVLTQVPIYPPFLAAIRDQRRTVLANPLRETPEGYRLDLAGLERLAFATRLLLFCHPHNPTGRVFGEEELAALAQIARRHDLIVVSDELHAPLTYEKPHVPLARFLPERTLTLVGPGKTYNLAGLPIGAVLGPKPLVEAVKRHLPHVFPNVLAMAAWKAALKEGGPWLKATLEQLRANRDRVAAWAKARGLGHHPPEGTYLAWIQTPFPKAAAYFLERARVALNPGESFGRGYDTYVRLNFATYPEVLEEALRRLDGALK; this is encoded by the coding sequence ATGGACCTGCCTCCCCGCACCGGCTCCCTCAAGTGGGGCACCTACCCCGAGGACGTCCTCCCCCTCTGGGTGGCGGACATGGACTTCCCCCCGGCCGAGGCGATCCAGCAAGCCCTCGCCGAGCGGGCCCGGGGCTTTCTCGGCTACCCGCCCCGGGAGGGGGACCGGGAGCTCAGGGAGCTGATCCTGGAGGCCCTGGGCCTCGAGGCGGAGCTCGCCTTCATGCCCGGGGTGGTGGTGGGGCTCTACGCCGCCGTGGCCGCCTTCACCGCCCCGGGCCAGGGGGTCCTCACCCAGGTCCCCATCTACCCGCCCTTCCTCGCCGCCATCCGGGACCAGCGCCGCACCGTCCTCGCCAACCCCTTGCGGGAGACCCCGGAAGGCTACCGGCTGGACCTCGCGGGGCTGGAGCGCCTGGCCTTCGCCACCCGCCTCCTCCTCTTCTGCCACCCCCACAACCCCACGGGCCGGGTCTTCGGCGAGGAGGAGCTCGCCGCCCTGGCCCAGATCGCCCGCAGGCACGACCTCATCGTGGTCTCCGACGAGCTCCACGCCCCCCTCACCTACGAGAAGCCCCACGTCCCCCTGGCCCGCTTCCTCCCGGAAAGGACCCTCACCCTGGTGGGCCCGGGGAAGACCTACAACCTGGCGGGCCTGCCCATCGGGGCGGTCCTCGGCCCCAAGCCCCTGGTGGAGGCCGTGAAGCGCCACCTGCCCCACGTCTTCCCCAACGTCCTGGCCATGGCCGCCTGGAAGGCGGCCCTGAAGGAAGGGGGGCCCTGGCTTAAGGCCACCCTGGAGCAGCTTCGGGCCAACCGGGACCGGGTGGCGGCCTGGGCCAAGGCGCGGGGGCTCGGCCACCACCCGCCGGAGGGAACCTACCTGGCCTGGATCCAGACCCCCTTCCCCAAGGCCGCCGCGTACTTCCTGGAGCGGGCCCGGGTGGCCCTGAACCCGGGGGAGAGCTTCGGCCGGGGGTACGACACCTACGTCCGGCTCAACTTCGCCACCTACCCCGAGGTGCTGGAAGAGGCCCTGCGGCGGCTGGACGGGGCCCTAAAGTAA
- a CDS encoding Hsp20/alpha crystallin family protein yields the protein MTLVRRDARPMELTPFRTWSPFTLVDEVNRLFEEAFSDLVRPAAAYVAPADLYETDEALILEMAVPGMTPEDLEVSLEGNKLTIRGQVKPVADERVRRYYLQEMAHGSFVRTFTLPVEVDASGVKAEFRNGILRLTLPKVAEARARRIPIEVVQ from the coding sequence ATGACCCTGGTGCGGAGGGACGCTCGCCCCATGGAGCTCACGCCCTTCCGGACCTGGAGCCCCTTCACCCTGGTGGACGAGGTCAACCGCCTCTTTGAGGAGGCCTTCTCCGACCTCGTCCGGCCCGCCGCGGCCTACGTGGCCCCGGCCGACCTCTACGAGACGGACGAGGCCCTGATCCTGGAGATGGCCGTGCCCGGGATGACCCCTGAGGACCTGGAGGTGAGCCTCGAGGGCAACAAGCTCACCATCCGGGGCCAGGTGAAGCCCGTGGCCGACGAGCGGGTGCGGCGGTACTACCTCCAGGAGATGGCCCACGGCTCCTTCGTCCGCACCTTCACCCTGCCGGTGGAGGTGGACGCCTCCGGGGTGAAGGCGGAGTTCCGGAACGGGATCCTCCGGCTCACCCTGCCCAAGGTGGCCGAGGCGCGCGCCAGGCGGATCCCCATTGAGGTGGTCCAGTAA
- a CDS encoding sulfurtransferase, whose amino-acid sequence MNLPEDAVLVDTRPRPAYEAGHLPGARHLDLSAPKLRLREEAELKALEGGLTELFQTLGLRSPVVLYDEGLTSRLCRTAFFLGLGGLEVQLWTEGWEPYATEKEEPKPERTEVVAKLRRDWLLTADEAARHPLLLDVRSPEEFQGKVHPPCCPRGGRIPGSKNAPLELFLSPEGLLERLGLQPGQEVGVYCHSGARSAVAFFVLRSLGVRARNYLGSMHEWLQEGLPTEP is encoded by the coding sequence ATGAACCTTCCCGAGGACGCGGTCCTGGTGGACACCCGCCCCCGCCCCGCCTACGAGGCGGGCCACCTCCCCGGGGCCCGGCACCTGGACCTCTCCGCCCCCAAGCTCCGCCTGCGGGAGGAGGCGGAGCTTAAGGCCCTGGAAGGCGGGCTCACGGAGCTCTTCCAGACCCTGGGCCTAAGAAGCCCCGTGGTCCTCTACGACGAAGGGCTCACGAGCCGCCTCTGCCGCACCGCCTTCTTTCTGGGCCTGGGCGGCCTCGAGGTCCAGCTTTGGACCGAGGGCTGGGAGCCCTACGCCACGGAGAAGGAGGAGCCCAAGCCCGAGCGTACCGAAGTGGTGGCCAAGCTGCGGCGGGACTGGCTCCTCACCGCCGACGAGGCCGCCCGCCACCCCCTCCTCCTGGACGTGCGGAGCCCCGAGGAGTTCCAGGGCAAGGTCCACCCCCCCTGCTGCCCCCGGGGCGGGCGCATCCCCGGGAGCAAAAACGCCCCCCTGGAGCTCTTCCTGAGCCCGGAGGGGCTTCTTGAAAGGCTCGGGCTTCAGCCGGGCCAGGAGGTGGGGGTCTACTGCCACTCCGGGGCCCGGAGCGCCGTGGCCTTCTTCGTCTTAAGGAGCCTCGGGGTCCGGGCCCGGAACTACCTCGGCTCCATGCACGAGTGGCTCCAGGAGGGCCTGCCCACCGAGCCATGA